The sequence below is a genomic window from Hemitrygon akajei chromosome 2, sHemAka1.3, whole genome shotgun sequence.
tactgaccagggtgcccaaacttttgcttcgggtccttttccttttttgttagtTTGAAACTATAGAAGatggaaataaataagtaatattgcttaaaatattaataaattgTGTCACCTTTAACTTTGTGCCTTTTGGAAATTAGGTCAtctttactcgcttagctattcacagtaacagaaattttgaccgggttgtccgaacttttgcatgccactgtatatgtaatttgataataaatatagttTGACTTTGACATtaattacttcaatattttgagtCTAACAATGCTTCCATTGAGCTACATATCTATAATGGGAGCCAGCTCTGAACATTCAAACTTTGCTGGGAGAAAGTAGTTTACAAAGATGCTCAGAAAGGTTCTGAAAACAGGGAATCCAGACCCTGGGTTGACTGTCTGAGAACACAAATATCCCAATTGATATATCAAATATGACTGTGACCATACTTAATATGATAAGTGACAATATCTGCCTGGTCTCCAAGTTTTCTTGAACTCAGTCACAATGGTGAAAAGTAACTTAGTCCACATTGCCTGGTTTGATGAATCCCATTGTTTTCTGTACGGCAGATgcctaaaaaaaaaatctcctagTCACTTAGCTTTGTAAACCATAGCTCTTGACCAGCCTGCCCCTGTTGTGAGTCATCAGCATGTGCCTGTATCCAGTACTGCTTGTTATAcaaaaacaagggaaaatctgcaaatgctgaaaatccagaacgacacccacaaaatgctggaggaactcagcaggccaggcagcatctatggaaaaagagcaaacagtctaTATTTCGGGCCAGAAGAAAGGTATTGCCCCGAATCGTCAactgcctgctgaattcctccagtattttgtttgtttacatagcTATCTTTCTAATTCCAAATTGATATAtgctatattcacataatttCATAATTCCTGAATCCCTTACAGTCATTAAGGACTACAATGGGACCTTAATCAGCCGGGTAAGTGAGCTGAGGAAAGGCATATGGTGTTTAATTCACATAAGTGAAAGGTATGCATTTTGGAAAGGCAAATCAGGCCaagactttcacagtgaatgggaAGTACtctagaacagagggacctggttCCTAGGTACATAGTTACCTAAAAGTAGTGCCATagctagacagggtggtgaaaaaggcttttgacacattggccttcatcagtcagcggTCTAAGTATGTTATTTTGGGATCTTATTTTGCAGTtgctgaggccacatttggaatgtTGTATCATATTTTAGTCACCCTTTGCCGGTTAGTGGTGTAGTGCCATTCACACCGGACTTGGGGGTGAGTGGTCCCGGATTCAAATCTGGCCatctccttgcacactttccatctgtgctgggttgagcatcaagctagcaactcagccatGTAGAAAATACAAATGCTAAAGattggcaaggttgctgcctgatgtgccgGAGGATGTTGTTTTATTACTTAGTCatcctgctataggaaagatgccattcaGCTGTAAAAAGTTCAGAAGGGATTTatgaagatgttgccaggactcaagggaCTTAGAAAtgtgtggcatggtagcatagtggttagctcactgctgttacagcttggggtgttccggacttcagtgttcaattccagcgccattCTTTAAGGAGTCTCCATGATGACCCTGatttctctgtctcagaggccaatgttagattGTTTttgaagagagtgaacccttgtaaggcagaaggtccagatggagtatctggtaaggctctgaaaaccctGGCCAACCAActattgggagtattcaaggacattttcaacctctcactgctacaagcAGAAGTtcacacttgcttcaaaaaggcaacaattataccagtgccaaagaagaataatgtgggctgccttaatgactatcgcctggtatcactcacatcaacagtgatgaaacgctttgagaggttggttatgactagactgaactcctgccttagcaaggatctggacccattgtaatttgcctatcgccacaataggtcaacggcagacgcaatctcaatggctctccacacggctttagaccacctagacaacacaagcacgtacatcaggatgctgttcattgactatagctcagcatttaataccatcgttcccacaatcctgatagagaagttgcagaacctgggcctctgtacctccctctgtaattggatccttgacttcctaactggaagaccacagtctgtgtggattggtgataacgtatcctccttgctgacgatcaacactggcacacctcaggagagtgtgcttagcccactgctctactctctgtatacacatgattgtgtggctaggcatagctcaagtaccatctacaaatttgctgacgatacaaccattgttggtagaatctcaggtgatgacgagagggcgtacaggagtgagatatcccAACTATTGGAATGGTGCACTGCAACGATCTtttactcaacgtcagtaaaatgaaagagctgattgtggacttcaggaagggtaagatgaaggactacataccaatcctcatagagggatcagaagtaaagagagtgagcatcttcaagttcctgggtgccaagatctctgaggatctaacctggtcccaacatattgatgtaatcataaagaaggcaagacaggagctcatttggagtttgaagagatttggcatgtcaacaataaactcaaaaacttctatagttgtaccgtggagagcattctgacaggctgcatcactgtctggtgtggaggggctatttcacaggactgaaagaaactgcagaaggttgtaaatctagtcagctccatcttgggtactagccaacaaagtacccaggacatctttagggagcggtgtctcagaaaggcagtgtccattattaaggactccagcacccagggcttgcccttttctcagttaccatcaggtaggaggtacagaagttgaaggcacacactcagtgattcagaaacagctttttttttcttctgccatctgattcctaaatggacattgaagctttggacactacctcacttttttttaaatatacattatttctgattttgcacattaaaaaaaaatctattcaatatatgtaattgatttacttgtttatttattatgttttattttatttattattatttttctctttctgctagattatgtgttgcattgaactgctgctgctaagttaacaaatttcacgttacatgctggtgatgataaacctgattctgattcctccctgtggaatgcgtggttTTCCTCAGGtgatccagtttcttcccacagacctactgagtaggttaattggtcattgtaaattattccaTGATTAGGTATGGGTTAATCTGGGCTGTAGGGCTTCTGGGACAGCATGGCTCAAGTGGCTAGAAGGGCCGACCCTGTACTATATCGCTAGATAAAATAAAATGGAGAAAGAGGTTGAGCTGACGAGGGATATTCATTGGAGCTTGACATCCAAGGTTCCCTTACCTTGGCCTTCCTTCTTTCTGAAACATACCTGTCCTGTAGTCAGTGCTGATGGTCTTTAAACACCTGGCACATGTCAAGTATAATTTTGCCCCCATAACAGCTGTTCGCCATTAACTCcccttagttcctgcctaatactcTCACAATTTGGCcggctccaatttaatactctcccacAAGGTCCATTCTTATTGTTATGTATAGCTATCTTAAAACAGGGAGTTGTGATCAGTGTTCCCTAATTGTTCTTCCACAAAACACTAAGTCCATTTTGGCCCCTCCTCTTGTGGGACAATCTACATGTTtgtttaagaaaccctcctgtaTGCACCTAATACATTCTTCATCTAAACTtcttcagcatcagaatcagatttattatcactgacatatgacataAAATTCACAGCCACCTTCCCCGCTCACTTCGTTTCAtgaatcacctgccagctccttTTACTCCTTATTCTGGCTTAATTTTCCTTTCTTTCCAGCCCCAATGAGGGGGGTTTCAGCCAGAAAAGTCAACCGTTTATTCTACTCCATAAATGCTacttgaactgctgagttcctccagcattttatatgttactttgaatttccagcattcatAAAATACAATTTTTTGTCAGCAGTACAGTATAAAgacaaaaaactataaattaaaaaACATAAACAGTGCAATAAAGGAATAacaaggcagtgttcatgggctgATTTTAGAAATCTAAAAGgcagaggaagctgttcctaaatcattggctgttaaccatcaggctcctatacctcctccctgatgatacaATAAGGAGACATACCTCAGtggatgagggtccttaatgatggatgccaccttaaaGAAGGTTGTTTCCATggcggagctggctgagtctgtaaTTCACTGCAACCTCTCATAATCCTATACACTGGAGGCTCAGTTCCAGGCTCTTGCAAACCTCCTGCACTAAGGAGGTCCCAAGCGTTAACTGAATGATTTAAACACACTAAATTCTGTGATTTATAAATCGGGAGTTGCCTTCAAGAGCAAGGCTATTAAGCGTCTTCAAAATACTGATTTGACAGTAACAGGGGAAACAACGTGTCCATTTTACATAACAGTATCCCTGTGGAGTTTGTGAAGGATGTTGCAACAAAGTTACTGACAAGTCCTGAAAGGCCTCGTGACCACCATGGTGAAATGCCATTAAGTGGAGGTGAGCCGTAATAAAGTGGGGTGTGGTGACAAAGGCGGCAGCACCACGTctgcggtgggagggaggtgaTAAAGATAGACTCCGCAGTGGTGGGAGGTGAGAAAGCTAGCAGCATCGACAGTGACAGCTTCGTCATGGGGAGGTGATAAAGGTAATGGCAGCGCCGTCTGTGGTGGGAGGTAATAAAGGCAGCGGCAGGAGGAGAGCGGTAGCGCCGACTGTGGTGGGAGGTAATAAAGGCAGCGGCAGGAGGAGAGCGGTAGCGCCGACTGTGGTGGGAGGTAATAAAGGCGGCGCCAGCGCTGTCTGTGGCGTGAGATGTCAAAGGCAACGATAGCGCCATCTGTGGTGGCAAGCCGTAAAGGCAGCTGCAGCAACTCTGCGATTGGATGTGAAAAAGGCGGGACTAGGCGGCCGGAAGCGGCCCCTCATTACCTCCAGAGTTTTCCCGAATGCGACTGTGAAGAGATGGAGGCTGCGCTGGAGGACGGAGAGGTGCTGGACTCAGAGTCGGACTTGGAGATGACAACCGGCGCCGAGTCGCAGGTACCGGTGCAGGAGTGATGTGTGGGAGTATTCGGGGATTCATGTTGCGGCCTGGTGAGCTACTGTGGTTGTGAGGATGCAGGAGTCTGCGGGCTCTCTCGCGGTAAAGTCGGTGCCTATCCACACGTGGGGTAAAGGTGGGCCCAGGCGATGTGAGAAAGAGCCACGGTTACTAGATCCTTCTCCCGTCCATATCCTTGCCGAGCTTTGTCCCAGACGTACTGTATATTGTCATTCTAATCCATGGTGACATTTCAGCTCCATATGTGAATCCTTCCGTTAAAATTTTGCTACTATCGGAACAATGACTTCTTTGATTAAAGACGTAACTGACATATGTGGCTATGATCATAGTAATGCAGCCGTCTCATTCTTCGTACTTCATCCATAACTAAttggtcctgatgcaggatttgtCCAAATGTCAACAATTgctttcctctcacagatgctaCTGGACGCTCTGAATTTTTCCTGCAGATTGTTATTagagattccagcatttgcagcctCTTGTGTATTCCATTATCTTTGGTTCAGCTTTGCTGCCTGATTGGTAGCCTAGCAGGAGGAACACCTTTCACCCTATATTAATTGTTGCTAGCAATACTTTGAATAATATTCTAATTTCTGATTTGATGTTCAATTGTACTTGTATACCTTTATTAATGCCTTCATCAGTGCCATTACCATATATACATCTGCAATGTTTTCCAGTCCTGCAACACTTCTGCTCTATGTGTGAAATTCCTATGTCCCTGCAATGAATGTACATTTCTGATTTTGACTGCTCTACCCTCCACTGTTATATTTCCTGAACAAACTGCATCCCTCTACCTTTCAAGATGTTTAAAAGAATACTTCTTTGAGCATCCTGCCCTAGATCCTAGTATCAAATTCTGCTTGACAACAGTATGTTTGGCATAATTTACTATGTCCAAAGTATAATGTAATGCAAGTTATTATTTCTGCAATTGAACAATCCAAATTTAGCTACAGGTTATATCTTTATATCCAATATCCACGTGTAGAGGTTTTAATAACGGTATTAAAGACTCCCAATGCAATTTTAAGGATAAATGTAATTTTATGGATCACAGcattttttaaataaagaaaACATCTATTGTAATTTTGATCAAGGAACTTGGTTATTTCAAAGAGCTATAAGCAGGCAAAAATCTGATTTTGCACAGTTTTGGGAATAATTGCATAAaacaataattttattatacaattTTTGTATGAACAAAATATTTGATCATTGGATATTCATGGAATGGGAATTTTGGGGGAAATTTAAGAtttgggatggtggagagaaaaATTGGTAACAAGGTGAAATTGTGTAATAGCAAGTGATTTTTTTCCTATGATTTAATGttttgaaaaataaataattGGCATTAAACTGATTGAGATGTTCATTCTTGCTAACCGCATTGTATTTCATTCCAAGAACCAGCAATCTGCAGTTCCCACCTACTCTGCAACACTGTTTACTGCGCAAAATGACTTCCAACCTCGTCCGTCTTCATTTGATTTGAGCAATTGCTACCGAGTCACAGCATCTGACAACTCCAGTGAAGACAGTGAGCAAGActctgaagaagaagaaagactGTTGTGGCGTAAAAAACGTCAGAAATGTTCACACAATGGAGGTGATGTACCTCAAAAACCATCAGTAACGCCTTTTGGCACAGCTGGAGAAAGTTTTGCAACTTCTAACAATTCTGCCAAAACAGCAGGTCGAAAAGTTAACAATGTTTGGGGTTGTGTGCTACAGGAGCAGAATCAAGATGCAGTGGCAACAGAGCTTgggattctgggaatggaaggcAACGTCGGCATGGCTTCTCGGCAGTCTGAGACTTACAATTATATACAGGCAAAGAAAATGATGATAAAAcaacaggaggaggaggaagaaaaggaactggctaaattagaaaaagaattggATGAATATGTTCAGGATGGAAAGATCAGCAAAAAACAGCCGGTGTCTAATTCAGGCATCCTCAAGCGAAAAAGACCTGTCAAAGAGAGGctgggtgaaagagttgaaatgGACTTTAAAGGAAAATGTGATATTACTGAAGATGATAGTCCAGAGAAGATTTCTGATGAAATAGCTCACAGGTTAGTTGTTGCTGCTTATTAGTTGTCATTGTACCATTAACAGTTTGGAGACTGTGCAGCTCCTAACATTTTCCTTTGCCCAGTGTACTCCAAGTCTTTGTGGTTTGTTCAGTGCAGGCAGAAGTTATCAAACTTGGATTTAGTGCCTTTAATTATCCTAAATTGCCCTTTGACAAATGAAGCCAGGAATTTTAAGACATTAGGCCCGCCACTTGCAGCTTACAAGCATCAAGTGAGGTGGCCTATCGGAGACCAGGTCTCCTTTTTCCCCTCTCTTATGGGCAATACCTGAAAGTCATATGTCAAATGTTTCATAGCTGAACATCAGAAAACCACTCCAAAACGGCTTTGTATTACAGGAATCCCACCAGATATAAAATAGTGTTTTCTGAGTTGCAACTCATGAGCAAGTTGGTTGATAAGATGTGACGACCCTGAAAGTACTCAGTGAACTTTTATGTTTTGCTTTTGTCCCCACAGGGGGTAAATGTACACATGCAAACATGCACTTTAATGCCACTTCTACAAGCAATGTTCTCTGCCCACCTTTCTGCGGTACATAGCAatgcacacgcaaaatgctggatgaactcagcagctcaggcagcatctatgcaccAATTCAGTGGACACAATGTTGCAAAGAGTTATACCTGGTGTAGTGGCAAAACCAAGATAAAACAATTGTCGCTAGCTTGCAACTGCTACAGAGCTGTTCTACTCACATGACACATCCCTCCGCTCCAACGATTGCTCCAAAAGTCGAATCCTTTATTTGAtcttttattagcaattagcaaacatacaatcttagAGCAATGAAACTTCAGCATACCCAAGTGTAAGCTAAGCACTATACAGTGTTAGTAAGCATTATTTAGCGATCAGCAAAGGATACAACCTCTGCCagtcccaagctacaaactgcAACGAAATAAGTAAGAATACGtgacttattcccttcacttttaccatgCCCCCCCACtcgtgactagttaccataataaacaagcaacaaagaatacaaagcagatagagaacagatacatggctcctataACTATGTTAAAGTAGTGGGTAAAAATCAAGCGAATGAAGTATAATGTGAGAATGCAAAGCTCAAATGCAGGAGAAGCTGGGCAACGTGATGTATGATGTGCAAATAGTTAGCAGTTATGTTtagcaaatatttaaaaaatattttggaGGACCGTAGGGGAAAATAATTATTCCTCAGTTACATATAACTTTAGTGGGAACATATCTGGGAATTGGTGTAAAAGGATGTAATGCATTAGAAGGTATTCGGAAAAGTAATTGGAATGGGCAGATTGAAGTAGTGGAAAAGTTAGCTATACAAGGTTATAAAGAATAACGCAAGGTTAAAGAGTAACGGAGATTTTGATTAAAATATGCAACATCCTAAGTTTGACAAGGTGGATATTAAAGGCAAACAAGGTGAAAATTTTCCTCTTGGAGAATTTTGAGTTGTTAGAAAACCTTGTAGGGTGATGGCAGAGAAGATGGATGTAATGTTACCTGGGCATACAGGTAGataagatcagtcatgatcttatagATGATTATGAACTAATGTTTTCATCTTGTTTCTGAAGGACTTGATTCCTCTCTGCCAGTAAGGAAGGTCACTAGTGGCTGTGATGTTACAGTACATGCAGAGTTAAGTTAAAGCACTTCAGGTCTGGTAAATCGTTATTGTGGATATCCTTATCATGCTATACTTTTCCAGTTTGGAGAGCGAACTGACACAATTACAGACTGAGTCTTTGTAGATTATCAAGAACAGAAAAGTTAGAAAGGTACTCAgctataatttattttttatgatGCAATTTGGATATAACACAATTGAAGAATTTGCAAAGATCAGTTATAATGCAATAGGAATGGGGAACTACAGAATGGCTTCTAGTTACTTtggaaatgggctaaaaaaaatAGCCCACTTCCACCTTTGAGAggcggggaggggggagttgtggTGGAAACTGTTTGAAATGTAACCTCCCCAAAATAATCAGACGCCAATCTCTTAGGAACAGAGGATGCTAGTTTGACGTGGGAATGCTTGGAAATTAATAAAAAGTTGCTTCTATTGATACTTGTTATAACAAACAATGTAACATATGGCCTTTTTGTGTTGGAGTAACAAAATAAATGAACTAAAAACAACTTTGTTCCAGAAAGAAAAATGATTTGTTTATTGGCACACTTTTTAATAATGTGATCTGCTATAATAAAAGATTTCTTAGGAATGAAACTATTATAGCAGAACTACCTGTATGTAGTGTGTTGTAAGCACTtaactacagtgcctataaaaagtattcgccACA
It includes:
- the phax gene encoding phosphorylated adapter RNA export protein: MEAALEDGEVLDSESDLEMTTGAESQNQQSAVPTYSATLFTAQNDFQPRPSSFDLSNCYRVTASDNSSEDSEQDSEEEERLLWRKKRQKCSHNGGDVPQKPSVTPFGTAGESFATSNNSAKTAGRKVNNVWGCVLQEQNQDAVATELGILGMEGNVGMASRQSETYNYIQAKKMMIKQQEEEEEKELAKLEKELDEYVQDGKISKKQPVSNSGILKRKRPVKERLGERVEMDFKGKCDITEDDSPEKISDEIAHRLREPKTALILRVVQTIGKKKAIELLMQTAEVEQNGGLMIFDGSRRRTPGGVYLQLLKNTASITQDQLKEIFYDENQKEYNSKKAAKKRRRHIIGKKMKQAIKDLNLQVDDDASRETFASDTNDALASVEDTEEVQMDKSTLDPEDAIELDHSNDLEIF